One Halarcobacter ebronensis genomic window carries:
- a CDS encoding ion transporter: protein MYRSIESLVKSSQFQSFIIGLIILNGISMGLETSKTIMSSYSSFILTFDKFVIAIFTLEIALRIFVYRVSFFKDPWSLFDFFIVLISLFPANESFAIFRILRVFRLFRLITVVPQMRKIVSALLSVIPGMLSIMALMSLIFYIFAIMATNLYGENFPEWFGTLGDSFYTLFQVMTLESWSMGIVRPVMEQHPYAWLFFIPFIFLATFVMINLIVAVIVDAMAVLKTEEESNIITEVKGSENSIHDEIKELKSEIKELKEFLINKKRD from the coding sequence ATGTATAGAAGCATTGAATCTCTTGTAAAATCATCACAGTTTCAAAGTTTTATCATTGGATTGATAATTTTAAATGGAATCTCTATGGGATTAGAGACTTCTAAAACAATAATGTCTTCTTATTCTAGTTTTATTCTAACTTTTGATAAATTTGTTATTGCAATATTTACTTTGGAGATTGCCCTTAGAATATTTGTATATAGAGTCTCTTTTTTTAAAGACCCTTGGTCACTGTTTGATTTCTTTATTGTTTTAATCTCACTTTTTCCCGCAAATGAGAGTTTTGCAATCTTTAGAATCTTAAGAGTTTTTAGGCTTTTTAGACTAATAACAGTAGTTCCTCAAATGAGAAAAATAGTCTCTGCACTTTTAAGTGTAATTCCTGGAATGCTTTCAATTATGGCTTTAATGTCCCTTATCTTTTACATCTTTGCAATTATGGCAACAAATCTTTATGGAGAAAACTTTCCTGAGTGGTTTGGAACGTTAGGAGACTCTTTTTATACTCTATTTCAAGTTATGACTTTGGAGTCTTGGTCAATGGGAATAGTAAGACCTGTAATGGAACAACACCCTTATGCTTGGCTCTTTTTTATCCCTTTTATTTTTTTGGCAACTTTTGTAATGATAAATTTAATTGTTGCAGTGATTGTAGATGCAATGGCCGTACTAAAAACTGAGGAAGAGAGTAATATTATAACTGAAGTAAAAGGGAGTGAAAACTCTATTCATGATGAAATTAAAGAGTTAAAAAGCGAGATTAAAGAGTTAAAAGAATTTCTTATAAACAAAAAAAGAGATTAG
- a CDS encoding HD domain-containing phosphohydrolase has translation MQFGDMTIVSIDDNENNLYLIEAICSEMNLSVISFSESLEALMYVLKNKVDLIITDYMMPTLNGLEFIKEYRNSNKVVPIIMITAAGDDERIHKEAFELGANDFLNKPINSVVFQARVLNLLSNYRNRILLENKAKFLEDEVQKATERLINREHETLQILGKTAEYKDPETASHVARVSNYSKLLAKEYGLSEEEQEIIFYAAPFHDLGKVGIEDKILLKPAKLDEDEFEIMKTHAQIGYEILKDSQSEYLKAGAIIALNHHEKYNGKGYPKGLKGEDIHIYGRIVAIADVFDALTSIRPYKRAWSFNEAVEFLKEEKGRHFDPKMVDIFINNLDKIENIYNSFKEDV, from the coding sequence ATGCAATTTGGTGATATGACGATAGTTTCTATAGATGATAATGAAAATAATCTTTATCTTATAGAAGCAATATGTTCAGAAATGAATCTATCTGTAATAAGTTTTTCAGAATCATTGGAAGCTTTAATGTATGTATTGAAAAATAAAGTTGATTTGATAATTACAGATTATATGATGCCAACTTTAAATGGACTTGAGTTTATTAAAGAGTATAGAAACAGTAATAAAGTGGTACCTATTATTATGATAACAGCAGCTGGGGATGATGAAAGAATTCATAAAGAGGCTTTTGAGTTAGGAGCAAATGATTTTTTAAATAAACCAATAAATAGCGTAGTTTTTCAAGCAAGAGTATTAAATCTTTTGAGTAATTATAGAAATAGAATTTTGCTTGAAAATAAGGCAAAATTTTTAGAAGATGAGGTTCAAAAAGCAACAGAAAGATTAATAAATAGAGAGCATGAAACATTACAAATCTTAGGGAAAACAGCTGAATATAAAGATCCTGAAACAGCATCTCATGTGGCAAGAGTCTCTAACTATAGTAAACTTTTGGCAAAAGAGTATGGACTTTCAGAAGAGGAACAAGAGATTATTTTTTATGCAGCACCTTTTCATGACTTAGGTAAAGTTGGAATAGAAGATAAAATACTTTTAAAACCTGCAAAGTTAGATGAAGATGAGTTTGAGATTATGAAAACACATGCCCAAATAGGGTATGAAATTTTAAAAGATTCCCAAAGTGAATATTTAAAAGCTGGAGCTATTATTGCTTTGAATCACCATGAGAAATATAATGGTAAAGGGTATCCAAAAGGGTTAAAAGGTGAAGATATACATATTTATGGGAGGATTGTTGCAATTGCTGATGTTTTTGATGCACTAACCTCTATAAGACCCTATAAAAGAGCTTGGAGCTTTAATGAAGCTGTTGAGTTTTTAAAAGAGGAGAAAGGTAGGCATTTTGATCCTAAAATGGTAGATATTTTTATAAATAATTTAGACAAAATTGAAAATATTTACAACTCTTTTAAAGAGGATGTGTAA